A stretch of DNA from Excalfactoria chinensis isolate bCotChi1 chromosome 6, bCotChi1.hap2, whole genome shotgun sequence:
actgtgctgctcagaggCAAGGGGAAGAAGTACTTCCAGAAAGGGTAAGGGGCCTTACTGGGGGATGAAGGCACAGCTGTGCAAGCTGAGCTGAGGGCAATGCTGTTGCCTGTTGGCCCTTTGTCCCACAGGAGGATCTCCAGCAGACCTGCCACCGGCCTCAGCAACCCACTGTTTCAGGAAGGTGCCCGGCCACACCAGCTGTCCCACCGCACCatcagcagccccagcctgctCAGTACTACGGCAGCCCTACGCAATGCCCGGCCCCTTGTGcccagctgcctgctcctgcaggtAGGAGTGCGGTGAGGGGCCCCAGGGTGGGAGCGGGATTTCCAGTGGGACAGACTCTTGGTCTGAGAGATCTCATGCCCTGGGCTTGATGTCCTTGTCTTGTGGGCATTGGTGTCTTGCCTCCTGGTGCAAGACTGTTCCTCTGCTCCAAAGCCAGCCCACAGTCCCGTGCTCAGGTCCCTCCCTGGTATGTGGATGAGGGACTcaagccttttattttctggcCCTCAGGAGAAGCCAAAGCCACCCACTAAACCTCTGCCGGCTCTGAAAACCAAGAAGGTAGCTGCCACCTGTCCCAAGGTGCTGGTAGTGAGTTGTGGCTGGTGCTGCATGGGCAGCCACCTCACTTCTCTTACCCCTTGCTACCCCTACCAGCCCTGCAATATGGCAGCAGGAGAACCGCTGCCGCCAGCTCCACCTGCCAAGCCCCTGGCACTCTCATACCAGCCATGTGCCATCCCGGCCCTGCCCCAGGTGAGCTGCACCTTGTGCCCCTCCCATTTCCTCCCTGGGAACCTGGTGCCCACTAACACCCCCTCCTTCTTACCTTACCAGCAAAGTGTATGCCCCAAGGTGGCCCTGAAGCCACCAGCAAGCAGGAGGTGACATaggacagcacagctgcaggtcCTGGCACTTCTGCAGGATGGCAGAGGATCACAAAGCGCCACTGGTACTTGAATTGCTCACCAGACACCTTGGACAGCACCTGTGTTTACAGACATTTTTGTGCCTTAATGGACTTGGTAGCTTCATGGATTGCCCAGACAGCCATGAGCAAGGGGACCAGGTGCAGGGGCATCACTGAAACCACTCTTCTCCACCGGAGACCCCCAAAAggacatttccttctttcctctttgccCCACTCCCCAAGCCCCTCCTGATGCCTGCTCTGATTTGGAGGCCTTAACTGGGTGCCCTGTGCCCTACTGCAGTGAAGATGGCCTGCTCCTCACACCCTGaccctgctggggctgcagcggGCGGCTCCTACCTCCAAGCACACAAGAATGCTGTGCTTGCCCTGCATCAAGCCAGGCCTGGCTTCACAGCAGCAGTCCTCCTTTTCTGGTTCTTAGCTCTCAAGTTACCACTCAGGCTCCTGCTCTCCTGAAATAAGACTTCCCAGGAGCATTTTACAACAGCCAACTATTAATTTCTGATTGTTGTGTGACTGCTTTGCACCCTTTGCTGTGGAACTGGTCCTCCTCACTTTTTATATAATTTAGGTCAGATACTTTTATACAAATAAAGACTGAAGATAGCAGTGGCTCAGTGTGTTgtgtcacagagctgcagggcaggagggggCACTGGGGCAGTGTGTGACATCCCACGTGGCATCCTCCCATGTGGGTATGAGGAAGACAGGGAAAAACACTCATGCTGTAAAACTGAGTCCACTGAGAGCAGAATAGGTAGATAAACAAATAGAGGCAGCAACACCAGCCATGAGAAACATAAAGCCACCAAGGAAATGGTACCAAAAtagttttattctgtttttatcaAAAGAACACAACACTGTGCATGTAAACTTGAACATATGCATCATGTTTCCTTTAAGAAGGTGCTGCTGATCCAGTAGCAAACCCCTCTTAGTCACAAGAGTACACAAAGAGAAAGGGGCAAAACAAGTTCAAACCCACATTCCCCACTACATCCACACTCCCTCTGCTCTTGTATCCCTGACTAGGAGCCAAGGCCATGGCTACCAGCTGCAGACAGGCAGCACCTCACTCCTCACACCTGCTCAGGATGCTGGGAGTGACAGCATGGCAAGCAGATGAGGACAGGAGAGGttcctgcacacagcactgagcaccatGCAAACACCGCTGCAGGACTTCTGACCACAGGATGGCATTTAGCCAAGGTGACAGTCTCCATCTGGGCAGTGGCAGGAGATGGGCTGACAGTGCTGCCCTGGGCCAAGGCTCACCATTTTCTGCACCAgcttcccttctccctgcaTGAAGTTGTGTGTGCTGCCTCGGTATTGCTTTTCAAGATTCcttgctgctcctgctccttgGCAACTCCAGGCTAGCATAACATACCTGTGGCCTGATGTCAGCATGGGGCAGTGCTGTAGGCAAGTCTAACACCACCAAATGCTTCTGACCTCAAAAAGCTTGTATTTAAGTCAATTCAGATGGCTACTGCTGTGACAAGGAGAGGCTGCCCTTCTGCTGTAACATCAGTGCTGCAAACCAGCAACAGCAAGAAGCTAGCAGGCCAGGGATGTGGCTCCACTGGCTCTTCACAGCccttcctgcagggaaaagGGAATCCTGTAAATCCAGGATTACTTCCAGGAGACATTTCAATCACCATAGCTACAAAGCAAGCTGTCATCTCAGTACTGGGAGTCTGCAGACagatggaggaaggaaagggtCAAAACATCCCTCCTCTCCCCAAGAGATGGAGGAGAGGCAGTCAGACAGGAGCTGAGAAAGAGTAAGGCACCGTATGTTACTGAACTTCCTCAAGGAGAGACACTGCAGACCTTTTAAGTCAAACATGCCATGTTAGGATAGGGAAAATAGGACTAATGTGCACACGGTGATTTGGAAATCATTAACAGATGCAAAGTTCCAGCTATTGATTTTGGATTGAATGCTCCaccaagacaaaaacaaaacaaattcttccCTTTGCCCTAAGGTAAGATGGTGCCAAAGACAGGGAAACGGGATGAACATCCAGGTATCCAAAGCACACAGAAGAGAaccaggctgtgcagcaggTTAAGAGGCAGGCAGTTGGCAGCAATGCAAGttgggaaatgttttttctgGCTCTGGTCTTGTCAGTATCTTCTGAGATTGTCACAGAACACAAAAAACAGACCCCAGAAAAAAATAGGCAAAGGAGAGCACAGAAtagaagaggaaagcagattATAGGAACAAATTCACTGCATCACTTGGAAATGGTGATGTCTCCCTGGTACTGCAGCTCAGGAATCAAACACAGGATCcgtggcagagcagaggaaactGCAAAAGTGGGATGGCAAGCATGTGGCAGCACTGGGCTTGGGCAGGTTACATCAGGCACTGATTCTCTGCCTCAGTGTGATCCTTAACAGAATGTCTGAGGAGCAGGATAACACAAAGAATCCTGCCCTCTGTCCCAAGGATGTCTTGCATCTCTCGTTTCTCCTCCTACTCTCACTTTGCAGCACAGTAAAGCAGTGGAAATTTAACACTCTTTCAATGGTGAAAAGACCCAGTGACACACTGCAGTCTGAGCACAGACTTCACAGTGCTGGACCAGTGCTTCCCAAGCAGCTGAAGTTTTCCAGTGCACAATGAATTCTGGCTTACAGTGCAACGCAAGACCCTGTCATCCAGGCAAAACATGCTGCAGCCAGCCATGGACACCCCAACACAGGGCTCTTGCTTGAAGTAGGGGTGTAACAGAGATCTGTTCGAGACTACTTCTTCTGAGTCATTATCTAGTTTCACTGCCTACAGGAATGGAAAACGTTATGGATATGCAGATCCTATTTAAATCCTCTATTCCACACCAAACTCCTTGCTGGGTCTCTTCCAAAGGAGGATCACAGGAGCCTCTGCTGACCAACACAGAATCCCTGAAAAGAACTACATCATGTTGACAGAAACACACAGGCCACAAAGTGAAGCCGTATCAAGCAAGATAAAGGTAAACTCTTTGCTTGGCCTCAGCAAGGAGCAGTGGGAAATAGTGTGCAGCCATACAGCACTCAAAAGCCACATCTCCTACCTCAAGGATAATGTTTGCTAAATAACTGCACCTACTGTGGAAGGCTTTCCTGGTGTCTGTCCTTTAATATTCCAGTATAAGTTTGTTAGTACAGGATATTCCCTCACTTGGAAGCACCAATTTTATAGGGAAGAAACAAGAGAGGCAGAGTGCTTGCAATTCATTGCTAGAAGAAAAATCAACCCAACTGCCAACTATAGGCAGGATGCCCATGCACATGCTGCATCTGCCCCATCAAACACTGGGCAACATCCCCATtcacagctgggagagctgctgagCTACAGTAGGTTCCTTTCCACCTCTGTCAGCCAGTATTTCCCTTTGTTTTGACATGGCTCTTTGCAGGGCTCTCTTGGATTTCCTGAGGAGGAAGGCTAGTTTCTCTGGTAGTCCTCAGATCAGCTTGCTGGAAGGCACAAGAATCCAGAAACACACTGGGGATGCTGTCACCAAAATACAACTTGCTGTTCGCAGCTATTGCCTGGTATTTCATGAGTTCCAGATACTCTGGGGTAAGTTTCAGctacaaaaggagaaaacagagacaAGTTTCTGCATTGTCAAGATTTCAACTCAGGTAGCCACTTCTTAGGAACTGAGATGTGTGCTGATCAATTAAgtattttctcagtgctgttcaCACGCTTGTTTGTCTCCGGTGCAGTGGAAACAATTAAGCAAATCATCTTCTGACCAGCTTTTAAGTGCTCACCTTGTTGGAGTCAGCTAACTTCTGAGCAGTGTAGTACTCTGCATCTGCTTTTGCCTTCTCTCTTGCTAGGAATGCAGCATCTaatacaggaaaagaagcaTCAGCAAGTGAACAAGCACAACACAGCGAGCACATGAGCCTGTTCTGTGGGGATGAGCTGGCCTTGGAGTGCCTGTGACACAGCCTGGCTGGCCAGAGACCTACACTTGTGGCCCCTTGGAGAGGTAACCTTGTGCTACTCTGGCCTCTGTTACTTTTGAAGGGCAGTACTACCTGTGGTTTCTCTACCTAACACCACTCTTAGCTGAAACACAGCCCataagagattattcttttacaccattgactcaaagcttgctgaaggacacagacAAACAAGTCCAAGCCAGTTAAGTGTTGggaaatcctttgtctgagggacacagatggacaagacCAGGGGCCAtgagagagacagagacagatagagagaaagagggagggagagagggggagggggaaagggagaggaaggaggagagagggggagggggggacggaaaagaggagagaaagagaaacagggagaggaagggagagggggagagagagagagggagaaagagagatggaggcagagagagaagaagggagggagggagagaagagacTGCAGCTTAATGTCCCTGAAGAAGTCTTTTGTGTGGACTtatttcaaggaagatggccatcacagggggtgctgcacatgactcttacccaagcaTAGAGGGATGTTacataggcaggaaaaaaaggaagataaaagagggatcagcaaccatgaagttaggttttTTGACACCAGATTCCTCACAACGTGAACAAGAGaggtttctgacatcagattcctcacatGATGcttgcatgctgaagaacaaggtgtctgccatcagatcccTCACTACAGAAGTTCTGCTTGCTGATGGACTCTCCTGGACCTGCTACCtgaatcctgctgcctgctcctggacTTACCCTGCAGCTTCTTCCCACTACCTGCTTGCTGCTGGTAGCCggccacactgctgctgctctcccccccTGCGCTTTTGTCTCAGACCATTAGAATATCTTGCAGCAGGACCGCTGCTGGATCccggtggtgactatccctgcCTTACACAATTCTTgcctctttctatcttttctatcgCCTGattttccttccccatcaccctaaaaATTGTCCGTCCTccctttccccatctccctgattaagatttgtaataaactggtcagaccaacatttgaactgttgtttcttaatctcacgctgggTATACATACACCAAAGAACCTCAATCTCCCTCCTAaaaattggagtgagacacagccccagcagcagacTAGCACCACAGTTACCTTCAATCTCAGAAATTCgcttctctgtttccttctccaTAATCTTCTGTTGATAGTGAATCCTGGCCACCTGGGCAGCCTTCTCTGCCTCTGCAATCACAACAGGCTCAGCTCAGACATATGTTTCACAAGGCAAGAGAATCAGCAATTTGACCCCAGCCCTGTGTCACAGACACAAAAGTGATTTGCCTCTGCTGCCTCCCGTTCTGCTCAGACCCTATGGCCCTGTACAGCTCAGTGCCAGCTTGTGctctaagaaagaaaatagtcCCGGTGCTTCTAGAGCAGAACTGGTTGATATTCTTTTTGCAAGTGTGATTCCTCATACTCAAGGGCATTTAGCTTAAAGCCCAACTTTGCTGGCAGAGATGTTAACTCTTGACCTTCTCTAAAGCAGCCCTGCTGTAGGACAAAGATGCCGCTCTGCTGCTTTGGGAggaaggcacagcagcacaaaaacttttgttttctacatCTCCCACTGACTGCTGGCACAACTTCCATCAAGACACTGTCCCGTAATTTGTTTCCCACAGGATGCAGGAATGGAAACTGTCTCTAGCCTAAGTATGCTGACATACCAATGAGTGCTTTCTTCCGGTCCGTCTCTGCCTCCTTCTCTACTACCTTCTGCTTCTGAGCTGCAATGAGGAACTTGGTCTTCTCAGCCTCCctgcaaaacaagaaacaatctCATGAAAACAGAGCTAGGTAACAGTTCTACAAACAAGGGCACAAGAGGAAAAGATGCCAACCAGATGTTAGCAGCATTCTCTTACAAAAGTGACAACTAGTCCTGTTTAAGCATGTTTATTGCCAGTGGGTTGAAGGAAATGTACCTCATGCACATGCATGAGCAAAGTACACTTCTCACCATCATCTGAGCACAAAGTAAGAGTTTTCTAACAGCATTATGCTCATGCTGAACCCTCAGAACCAATTTGTGGAGTTTTAGATGCTGCTACTCACATCAGCTCAAAATTTCTTCGGATAGCTTCAGGGATTTTAGGTTTTGTAACACGCACagcctataaaaaaaaaaagtgtatattttagatgaaacattttaatgaacTCCGCATAGCTAAGAAACATCCAGTTTCACAAAGACATTTTCATATTAATCCAAGACCACACATAGCAGTTTGCAATCCTCTTGTGCCACGCAGCTCAGCAACAGTCACTTTCACACAAGcactgtattggttgttaatatacagatggtagcaaagatggtaacaaatgtacagaagtaataagcaaagggaaactcaccagtggtggtgtgTTAGCcgaagaagctggggcagtcctcactggagagcaatctccaagagatgctgcttcagtgggagtcagcccttaaatgaggtctcagaggaggtggagtcgagctccacccctcccgggagcacagctacatcactctcacctgtgctcccacagctgaccccatacttgcctcagctgattaatcagaggttcaggctgtgattaccagtctCCCATACATGCACTTTACATTTGTATTTCCTATCTCTTgagtttttaagaaaacaatgtGATCAAGCAATGGCTGATTTCTGAAGAAGTTCATCCTCTTTATTAGAAGCTTAGTTCTTCAGCCCAAAGGTGGAATGGCTCCCTAAGCAACACTGGACAACAAATCCCAAAGTAATGCTCAAGAAAGAAGCTCACAAACccaaaaaaattaaatggaagGAGTAAGAACGACAAACAGTAGCAAAGTTACAAGCTCAGGAATTACTTTTCCAAGAGAAAAGCTTGCAAAAGCTACTAGGCAAcaagaaactgcagcaaagacaGAGAGCAGTAGGGCATAGGTGGCAGCTGGACACaactgctgcatgcagctgctgATCACCAAGAGTGATTAGCGTGGCAATGCTGACCACCAGCCTGTGTGCATCACCTGGCTGATGACTAAATTTTGAGAGATGTGGATTAAGACAGTCCATGGCAGTAAATTGGCTGAACCCATGCCTGGAAAGAAGAGTCAGCCTGGCATCAGAGCAGGACACTTAGGAACAACTATTGCTCCTCTGAACAAGCAAGTAGATTTATGGGACATCAGATCAGAACCAGTCCTTCACTGAAAGGGCTTTCTAAGCTTCTGCCAGGATCAAAGCCTCTCCAAGTTCCTGACGAGTTTGTGCATGCAGAAAGCTCATCTCAAAGCagttcccagctgcagcagggtgcaCAGGGATATATTCTTTCCATCTCCGTAATACTACCAAATCAAAGATCAGTCTCTAGAAGTGTGGCTTTTCAAACATGAGCAAAGATTCCTCTGTAGTCCAATAAAACACTGATCTTGGAAAACCTCCTCTAGCTTAGACCTTATCTACTTGAAAGTAAAATCTGCTTGTGTCTACTACACAAAAGCATTACTGTGTATCATCAGTGCTGTTAATATGCAAATACTAaggcactggtacaggttgGGACTAAGAAGCTAAGCAAGAGCTTTGCGAAAAAGGATCACGAAGGACTGTCTCTGAAGGCAAGCTGGTGCTCTAATAGCACTGTCACTCTCTGGCAATGAAGCCCAGCCCCCCACCCTGGGGCTGCTCTGGCAAAAACTGAGCAGCAGGGTGAAGCTACTGTGTATTCCCATCTGTCTTGGGGCTGATAAGGCTATATCAGGATATTGGGTGCAATGTGGGGAACACAGTATAAGAGCTACCAACAAACTGTGCAGTTTTACCAGAGACAAGGGCACAGCTCTGATTTGAAATGAAGCAATATACACAGGAAGAGATCTTAAGATCTTAACATCTTAAGAACTAGAGATAAACCACTTCCCTCACAAGTGATGGGGCATCTTCAAACTGCTGGTCCTGTGAACTAAGACAAGGCTGAAGTAGGCAGAATATCCTTCAGCTTTTGACCAACTGCAAAGACTGGGCATAGCACATTGAGAAAGGACAGCTTATGTCACAGATCAGATTTAGCTCTGTCATTAGCATTTCCTACCAAAGAGCACTGAGgctttcttccattcttttatgttacacagaatcacagagtcataggggttggaagaaacctccagagatcatcaagtccaagccaaagccaaagcaggttccctaaaccaggtcgcacaggtaggcatccagatgggtcttgaacatctccacagaaggagactccacaacccccctgggcagtctgttccagtgaaatcaaggtagacaaCATCCACCGCTCATCCACCCAGCCAGCAACAACACCACAaaaggctaccaggttggttgagcatgacctccccttggtgaacccatgctgactactcctgataatgtccttttcttccaattgtctggagatggcatccagcaccagctgttccatcacttttccagggacagaggtgaggctgactggcctgtaattacccagatcttccttctttgtcaggtcacgtcactcccatatacaagaaggggagcagggaggacccagggaactacaggctggtgagtctcacctccgtgcctgggaagatcatggaacagatcctcctcaACAACATGCTCgatcacataaagaatgagaatgtgatccgagacagccagcatggcttcaccaggggaaggtcgtgcttaactaatcttgtggccttctaagATGGAGTGACGGCGATGGTGGACGAACGGAAGGCgactgatgtcatttacctggacctgagcaaggcctttgacatggtcccccaccacatcctcatctccaaattggaaggaagtggatttgatgggtggacaactcaatggataagcaattggttgaaaggccgcagacagaaggtggtggtcaatggctctatgtccaggtggaggccggtaacgagtggtgtcccccaaggATCTGTcctgggaccggtgctctttaacatctttattaatgacatcgatgagggaattgagtgcatcctcagcaagtttgctgacgacactaagctgagtggtACGGTTGAtacagtggaaggaagggatgccattcagatggaccttgacaggctggaaagctgggctcaggtgaacctaatgaggttcaacacggcaaagtgcaaggttttgcacttgggctggaagaaccccaggcacctgtataggctgggaggagttgtccttgagagcagctcggcagagaaagacctaggggtcctaatggatgagagactcaacatgagccagcagtgcgctctggtggctcggaaggcaaatgggatcctgggctctgtcaggagaggggtggtcagcagggacagggaggtgattgtccctctctactcggctcttgtgaggccccatctggagtactgtgtccaggtgtggagccctcgGTACAAGAAGgacagagctgttggaaagggtccagaggagggccacaaagatgatcagggggctgaagcacctcccctatgaggacaggctgaaggagttaggcttgttcagcctggagaagaaaaggctg
This window harbors:
- the ERLIN1 gene encoding erlin-1 isoform X3, which translates into the protein MLPFITTFKSVQTTLQTDEVKNVPCGTSGGVMIYIDRIEVVNKLAPYAVYNIVRNYTADYDKTLIFNKIHHELNQFCSAHTLQEVYIELFDQIDENLKLALQKDLNVMAPGLTIQAVRVTKPKIPEAIRRNFELMEAEKTKFLIAAQKQKVVEKEAETDRKKALIEAEKAAQVARIHYQQKIMEKETEKRISEIEDAAFLAREKAKADAEYYTAQKLADSNKLKLTPEYLELMKYQAIAANSKLYFGDSIPSVFLDSCAFQQADLRTTRETSLPPQEIQESPAKSHVKTKGNTG
- the ERLIN1 gene encoding erlin-1 isoform X2, whose product is MPPSTGLRRGTWPCTTGSVPYWKASAAFSDWGGALLTSPSGPGYHIMLPFITTFKSVQTTLQTDEVKNVPCGTSGGVMIYIDRIEVVNKLAPYAVYNIVRNYTADYDKTLIFNKIHHELNQFCSAHTLQEVYIELFDQIDENLKLALQKDLNVMAPGLTIQAVRVTKPKIPEAIRRNFELMEAEKTKFLIAAQKQKVVEKEAETDRKKALIEAEKAAQVARIHYQQKIMEKETEKRISEIEDAAFLAREKAKADAEYYTAQKLADSNKLKLTPEYLELMKYQAIAANSKLYFGDSIPSVFLDSCAFQQADLRTTRETSLPPQEIQESPAKSHVKTKGNTG
- the ERLIN1 gene encoding erlin-1 isoform X1 yields the protein MTMAQAGAVVAAATGVLVFFLYASIHRVEEGHLAVYYRGGALLTSPSGPGYHIMLPFITTFKSVQTTLQTDEVKNVPCGTSGGVMIYIDRIEVVNKLAPYAVYNIVRNYTADYDKTLIFNKIHHELNQFCSAHTLQEVYIELFDQIDENLKLALQKDLNVMAPGLTIQAVRVTKPKIPEAIRRNFELMEAEKTKFLIAAQKQKVVEKEAETDRKKALIEAEKAAQVARIHYQQKIMEKETEKRISEIEDAAFLAREKAKADAEYYTAQKLADSNKLKLTPEYLELMKYQAIAANSKLYFGDSIPSVFLDSCAFQQADLRTTRETSLPPQEIQESPAKSHVKTKGNTG